A region of bacterium DNA encodes the following proteins:
- a CDS encoding tetratricopeptide repeat protein — protein MNLRRHRSVMLAIVVAALVATGIGLAHTAGAGRADAPFRYRFERPPQGAISSLLRAEMAFYEERLTRNPDGALDRAGLAGAYLKEARVTGDLRWYLLAEQTARESLARLAVNNDGAVLALARVAEARHDFAEAMRLAHAAGPTEEALPIVVTSSLATGDVPAASRAVRALVAADPSLRAYALRALVEIARGRDAEAEADYRRALVLEEPEETASSTWVRSLYGRFLYQHGRFDEARALFTEALRILPQYPLALTDLAVLDLRQGRYDAAVDHLTRVVTVTRDAPNVYDHVVLRGVAQARDLQGRHAEAARFWADAEARLRQDAASGAYGHRRELARLLLTRGQAADLPEVLRLMRQELAVRSDPDTLDTMAWALSSVGRWSEAQQFARAALRWGVRDARYYYRAALVAQGLGDTAAADRYLRLVRAVDPAFDQRALQLGLIGL, from the coding sequence ATGAACTTACGACGGCACCGTTCAGTGATGCTCGCGATCGTCGTCGCCGCGCTGGTCGCCACCGGCATCGGTCTCGCGCACACCGCCGGCGCCGGACGCGCGGACGCGCCCTTCCGGTACCGCTTCGAGCGCCCCCCGCAGGGCGCGATCTCGAGCCTCCTTCGGGCGGAGATGGCGTTCTACGAGGAGCGGCTCACCCGCAACCCCGACGGCGCCCTCGACCGCGCCGGGCTCGCCGGGGCCTATCTCAAGGAAGCCCGCGTGACGGGCGACCTCCGATGGTACCTGCTGGCCGAGCAGACGGCGCGGGAATCGCTGGCGCGCCTCGCCGTCAACAACGACGGCGCCGTTCTGGCGCTCGCCCGCGTCGCCGAAGCCCGCCACGACTTTGCGGAGGCGATGCGCCTCGCGCACGCGGCCGGACCCACCGAAGAAGCGCTGCCGATCGTCGTGACGTCGAGCCTTGCGACTGGCGACGTGCCCGCGGCGTCGCGGGCGGTTCGGGCGCTCGTGGCCGCGGATCCGTCGCTGCGCGCGTATGCGCTGCGCGCGCTCGTCGAGATCGCGCGGGGCCGGGACGCCGAGGCCGAGGCCGACTACCGCCGCGCGCTGGTGCTCGAGGAGCCCGAGGAGACCGCGAGTTCCACCTGGGTGCGCAGCCTCTACGGGCGTTTTCTCTATCAGCACGGCCGGTTCGATGAGGCGAGGGCTTTGTTCACCGAGGCGCTGCGGATCCTGCCGCAGTACCCGCTCGCGCTGACCGATCTCGCTGTGCTGGACCTGCGGCAGGGCCGGTATGACGCGGCCGTCGATCATCTGACGCGCGTCGTCACGGTCACGCGCGACGCCCCGAACGTGTACGACCACGTCGTGCTGCGCGGCGTCGCGCAGGCGCGCGATCTGCAGGGCCGTCACGCCGAGGCGGCGCGGTTTTGGGCCGACGCCGAGGCACGGCTGCGCCAGGACGCGGCCTCCGGTGCCTACGGCCACCGGCGCGAACTCGCGCGTCTTCTCCTGACCCGCGGCCAGGCTGCCGATCTGCCCGAGGTCCTTCGGCTGATGCGGCAGGAGCTTGCGGTCCGCTCCGATCCCGACACGCTGGACACGATGGCGTGGGCGTTGTCCAGCGTCGGGCGCTGGAGCGAGGCGCAGCAGTTCGCCCGCGCCGCGCTGCGCTGGGGCGTGCGTGACGCGAGGTACTATTACCGCGCCGCCCTCGTGGCGCAGGGGCTCGGCGACACCGCCGCCGCCGACAGATATCTGCGGCTCGTCCGCGCCGTCGATCCCGCGTTTGACCAGCGCGCCCTGCAACTCGGCCTGATCGGTCTGTAG
- a CDS encoding DUF4331 family protein: protein MGRSRLWLSALALLALAAMVITPRLLVASNHDDGELDLKGRALHTTDFFVFREQDQNPAAGAGDLIFVMNVNPRSLPRQEYAFSTNAQYDIHVTRAMNNDAMPTGKTDAMLRFQFGAPGQDGSQPIKVTAIRDGVTTAGSMGARTTPLAAAAAPIVTPVTLGGGTISVFAGLREDPFFFDVEQFFRVRAGALGMGPKVGFREPGYDFTAGYNVLSIAVRVPRAWLAGSTSATTFDAWTTVSSGGKQIARLARPAIGEGLLTTSAYQNALNGVGPDFEAAALAGHKPEADAAGPIVAEAKHTLMAFGNDDKRATALLVAFLPDVMRIDTTGPSGYGAALNAKGSPIRGRKITDDVIHVTLSVVTNGAVKTDNVTYAGPNGGGTAHKPLLTSFPYLADPN, encoded by the coding sequence ACCCCGGCTGCTCGTGGCTTCCAACCACGACGACGGGGAACTCGATTTGAAAGGCCGCGCTCTGCACACCACGGATTTCTTCGTCTTCCGTGAGCAGGACCAGAATCCGGCCGCGGGCGCCGGCGACCTGATCTTCGTCATGAACGTAAACCCCCGGTCGCTGCCGCGCCAGGAGTATGCGTTCAGCACAAACGCGCAGTACGACATCCACGTGACGCGGGCGATGAACAACGACGCGATGCCGACCGGGAAGACCGACGCGATGCTGCGGTTCCAGTTCGGGGCCCCGGGGCAGGACGGCTCGCAGCCGATTAAGGTGACGGCTATACGCGACGGCGTCACCACCGCCGGCTCGATGGGGGCGCGGACCACGCCGCTCGCCGCCGCGGCGGCGCCGATCGTGACCCCGGTTACCCTGGGCGGGGGGACGATCTCCGTGTTCGCGGGGCTGCGGGAAGATCCGTTCTTCTTCGACGTCGAGCAGTTCTTCCGCGTTCGCGCGGGCGCGCTCGGGATGGGGCCCAAGGTCGGGTTCCGTGAGCCCGGGTACGACTTCACTGCGGGCTACAACGTCCTCTCCATCGCGGTCCGCGTGCCGCGCGCGTGGCTCGCGGGATCGACCTCCGCGACGACCTTCGACGCGTGGACGACGGTGAGCTCCGGCGGCAAGCAGATCGCCCGGCTCGCTCGGCCGGCGATCGGCGAAGGGCTCCTCACCACCAGCGCCTACCAGAACGCGCTCAACGGCGTGGGACCGGACTTCGAGGCGGCTGCGCTTGCGGGCCACAAGCCCGAAGCGGACGCGGCCGGTCCAATCGTCGCCGAGGCCAAGCATACGCTCATGGCGTTCGGCAACGACGACAAGCGCGCCACGGCGCTGCTGGTCGCGTTCCTGCCCGATGTGATGCGCATCGACACAACCGGCCCGAGCGGCTACGGCGCCGCGCTCAACGCGAAGGGCAGCCCGATCCGCGGCCGCAAGATCACCGACGACGTGATTCACGTGACCCTCTCGGTGGTCACGAACGGCGCGGTGAAGACCGACAACGTGACGTACGCCGGACCCAACGGCGGCGGCACCGCGCACAAGCCGCTGCTCACGTCGTTCCCGTACCTGGCCGACCCCAACTAG